A stretch of Acipenser ruthenus chromosome 1, fAciRut3.2 maternal haplotype, whole genome shotgun sequence DNA encodes these proteins:
- the LOC117420929 gene encoding fibrous sheath CABYR-binding protein-like isoform X3: MGGLATAASIEIEVSEAVAELAEAASPVAIEVVSPVVEKPEKTAEAPVEVETSPPEDVPASQAAEEKAIQNVKVSEAVAELAEAASPVAIEVVSPVVKKPVEAAQATVEVETSPPEDVPASQAAEEEAIQNVKVPEAEAKPVEDASPVVAEVVAPVAQVSPLVEEPVETAEAPVVTETPPTQEVQTSQGSTLEASQEVEVAVAVTESVEVVEVVSPVAEASPAVESDSPVVAETLSAEVPVSPEADEEAVHQVEEVLAEVTAAAATISEEATPEGPAEAAQVPHSEQAPAVQQQEPALVDADKEVAAGSECQD, encoded by the exons ATGGGAGGGCTAGCAACAGCAGCATCAATTGAAATAGAAG TTTCAGAGGCTGTGGCAGAGCTGGCAGAGGCTGCTTCCCCAGTTGCCATTGAGGTGGTTTCTCCGGTGGTGGAGAAGCCAGAGAAGACAGCAGAAGCTCCAGTGGAGGTAGAGACGTCACCCCCCGAGGATGTGCCAGCCAGCCAAGCTGCTGAAGAAAAAGCCATTCAGAATGTCAAAG TTTCAGAGGCTGTGGCAGAGCTGGCAGAGGCTGCTTCCCCAGTTGCCATTGAGGTGGTTTCTCCGGTGGTGAAGAAGCCGGTGGAGGCAGCACAAGCTACAGTGGAGGTAGAGACGTCACCCCCCGAGGATGTGCCAGCCAGCCAAGCTGCTGAAGAAGAAGCCATTCAGAATGTCAAAG TTCCAGAGGCAGAAGCTAAGCCAGTGGAGGATGCCTCCCCAGTAGTTGCTGAGGTAGTTGCTCCGGTCGCTCAGGTGAGTCCTTTGGTGGAGGAGCCTGTGGAGACAGCAGAAGCTCCTGTGGTGACAGAGACTCCGCCCACACAGGAAGTGCAAACTAGCCAAGGTTCAACACTAGAAGCCAGCCAGGAGGTCGAAG TTGCAGTGGCAGTGACTGAGTCAGTAGAGGTCGTGGAGGTGGTCTCTCCTGTTGCTGAGGCGAGTCCTGCAGTGGAGAGTGATTCTCCAGTGGTGGCAGAGACATTGTCTGCAGAGGTTCCAGTCAGCCCCGAGGCAGATGAAGAAGCTGTTCATCAGGTTGAAG AGGTCCTTGCAGAAGTGACTGCGGCAGCAGCTACTATTTCTGAGGAGGCGACCCCAGAGGGTCCTGCTGAGGCTGCCCAGGTTCCACATTCAGAACAAGCTCCTGCTGTTCAACAGCAAG agCCTGCTCTTGTGGATGCAGATAAAGAGGTTGCAGCAGGTTCTGAATG TCAAGATTAA
- the LOC117420929 gene encoding fibrous sheath CABYR-binding protein-like isoform X2 yields the protein MGGLATAASIEIEEAVAELAEAASPVAIEVVSPVVEKPEKTAEAPVEVETSPPEDVPASQAAEEKAIQNVKVSEAVAELAEAASPVAIEVVSPVVKKPVEAAQATVEVETSPPEDVPASQAAEEEAIQNVKVPEAEAKPVEDASPVVAEVVAPVAQVSPLVEEPVETAEAPVVTETPPTQEVQTSQGSTLEASQEVEVAVAVTESVEVVEVVSPVAEASPAVESDSPVVAETLSAEVPVSPEADEEAVHQVEEVLAEVTAAAATISEEATPEGPAEAAQVPHSEQAPAVQQQEPALVDADKEVAAGSEWQVKLPLHVQRD from the exons ATGGGAGGGCTAGCAACAGCAGCATCAATTGAAATAGAAG AGGCTGTGGCAGAGCTGGCAGAGGCTGCTTCCCCAGTTGCCATTGAGGTGGTTTCTCCGGTGGTGGAGAAGCCAGAGAAGACAGCAGAAGCTCCAGTGGAGGTAGAGACGTCACCCCCCGAGGATGTGCCAGCCAGCCAAGCTGCTGAAGAAAAAGCCATTCAGAATGTCAAAG TTTCAGAGGCTGTGGCAGAGCTGGCAGAGGCTGCTTCCCCAGTTGCCATTGAGGTGGTTTCTCCGGTGGTGAAGAAGCCGGTGGAGGCAGCACAAGCTACAGTGGAGGTAGAGACGTCACCCCCCGAGGATGTGCCAGCCAGCCAAGCTGCTGAAGAAGAAGCCATTCAGAATGTCAAAG TTCCAGAGGCAGAAGCTAAGCCAGTGGAGGATGCCTCCCCAGTAGTTGCTGAGGTAGTTGCTCCGGTCGCTCAGGTGAGTCCTTTGGTGGAGGAGCCTGTGGAGACAGCAGAAGCTCCTGTGGTGACAGAGACTCCGCCCACACAGGAAGTGCAAACTAGCCAAGGTTCAACACTAGAAGCCAGCCAGGAGGTCGAAG TTGCAGTGGCAGTGACTGAGTCAGTAGAGGTCGTGGAGGTGGTCTCTCCTGTTGCTGAGGCGAGTCCTGCAGTGGAGAGTGATTCTCCAGTGGTGGCAGAGACATTGTCTGCAGAGGTTCCAGTCAGCCCCGAGGCAGATGAAGAAGCTGTTCATCAGGTTGAAG AGGTCCTTGCAGAAGTGACTGCGGCAGCAGCTACTATTTCTGAGGAGGCGACCCCAGAGGGTCCTGCTGAGGCTGCCCAGGTTCCACATTCAGAACAAGCTCCTGCTGTTCAACAGCAAG agCCTGCTCTTGTGGATGCAGATAAAGAGGTTGCAGCAGGTTCTGAATGGCAAGTCAAATTACCATTACATGTTCAACGTGATTGA
- the LOC117420929 gene encoding fibrous sheath CABYR-binding protein-like isoform X1 produces MGGLATAASIEIEVSEAVAELAEAASPVAIEVVSPVVEKPEKTAEAPVEVETSPPEDVPASQAAEEKAIQNVKVSEAVAELAEAASPVAIEVVSPVVKKPVEAAQATVEVETSPPEDVPASQAAEEEAIQNVKVPEAEAKPVEDASPVVAEVVAPVAQVSPLVEEPVETAEAPVVTETPPTQEVQTSQGSTLEASQEVEVAVAVTESVEVVEVVSPVAEASPAVESDSPVVAETLSAEVPVSPEADEEAVHQVEEVLAEVTAAAATISEEATPEGPAEAAQVPHSEQAPAVQQQEPALVDADKEVAAGSEWQVKLPLHVQRD; encoded by the exons ATGGGAGGGCTAGCAACAGCAGCATCAATTGAAATAGAAG TTTCAGAGGCTGTGGCAGAGCTGGCAGAGGCTGCTTCCCCAGTTGCCATTGAGGTGGTTTCTCCGGTGGTGGAGAAGCCAGAGAAGACAGCAGAAGCTCCAGTGGAGGTAGAGACGTCACCCCCCGAGGATGTGCCAGCCAGCCAAGCTGCTGAAGAAAAAGCCATTCAGAATGTCAAAG TTTCAGAGGCTGTGGCAGAGCTGGCAGAGGCTGCTTCCCCAGTTGCCATTGAGGTGGTTTCTCCGGTGGTGAAGAAGCCGGTGGAGGCAGCACAAGCTACAGTGGAGGTAGAGACGTCACCCCCCGAGGATGTGCCAGCCAGCCAAGCTGCTGAAGAAGAAGCCATTCAGAATGTCAAAG TTCCAGAGGCAGAAGCTAAGCCAGTGGAGGATGCCTCCCCAGTAGTTGCTGAGGTAGTTGCTCCGGTCGCTCAGGTGAGTCCTTTGGTGGAGGAGCCTGTGGAGACAGCAGAAGCTCCTGTGGTGACAGAGACTCCGCCCACACAGGAAGTGCAAACTAGCCAAGGTTCAACACTAGAAGCCAGCCAGGAGGTCGAAG TTGCAGTGGCAGTGACTGAGTCAGTAGAGGTCGTGGAGGTGGTCTCTCCTGTTGCTGAGGCGAGTCCTGCAGTGGAGAGTGATTCTCCAGTGGTGGCAGAGACATTGTCTGCAGAGGTTCCAGTCAGCCCCGAGGCAGATGAAGAAGCTGTTCATCAGGTTGAAG AGGTCCTTGCAGAAGTGACTGCGGCAGCAGCTACTATTTCTGAGGAGGCGACCCCAGAGGGTCCTGCTGAGGCTGCCCAGGTTCCACATTCAGAACAAGCTCCTGCTGTTCAACAGCAAG agCCTGCTCTTGTGGATGCAGATAAAGAGGTTGCAGCAGGTTCTGAATGGCAAGTCAAATTACCATTACATGTTCAACGTGATTGA